The following are from one region of the Ruficoccus sp. ZRK36 genome:
- a CDS encoding efflux RND transporter periplasmic adaptor subunit has protein sequence MKTFSNYIKLLSIGFIVLGSSVTVRGQEHAGHDHEEEVGHGETHEQHETHDAHASKKGEASAHDHSEEAKHGESHQAHKEHDDHADTDDHGNHDGHGDEHGGPIRLDSKDMQDFGIRVATAGPGEIHDELRLPGEVRINENAMGHVSPRFDGIVSKIHARLGDQVKKGEVLAEMESNETLRPFNLIAPIDGTVVAFHITPGESLAAGDVAYTVADTSTVWIDLRVYQRDLPKVHKGQTIRLSAGHEYPQSEGEISYVGPVVDETSRTGFIRSVVPNSQGHFRPGLFVIGNVLLDEYRLPVVVPRSAVHTLNDTNVVFVQTDEGDGYEAQAVRIGRGDTKSVEVIEGLKRGQTYVSQGGFFLKADSQKENFGDGHAH, from the coding sequence ATGAAAACATTTTCAAACTACATAAAATTACTTTCTATCGGGTTTATAGTTCTGGGGTCGTCCGTGACAGTACGCGGTCAGGAGCATGCTGGCCACGACCACGAGGAAGAGGTCGGTCACGGCGAGACTCATGAGCAACACGAGACGCACGACGCGCACGCCAGTAAAAAAGGCGAAGCGAGCGCACACGATCACTCCGAAGAAGCGAAACACGGGGAATCCCATCAGGCCCATAAAGAGCACGACGACCATGCGGATACTGACGACCACGGCAATCATGACGGTCATGGCGACGAACATGGTGGCCCTATCCGGCTCGATTCAAAGGACATGCAAGACTTTGGGATACGTGTAGCAACGGCTGGGCCTGGAGAGATTCATGACGAACTGCGTCTTCCTGGAGAAGTGCGCATAAATGAAAATGCCATGGGGCATGTCAGTCCTCGTTTCGATGGAATCGTTTCTAAAATCCATGCCCGCCTCGGAGATCAGGTGAAGAAAGGAGAGGTTTTGGCGGAGATGGAGAGCAATGAAACACTCAGACCGTTTAATCTGATAGCCCCCATAGATGGGACGGTCGTCGCCTTTCACATCACGCCAGGTGAAAGCCTCGCTGCTGGAGATGTGGCCTACACGGTTGCAGATACAAGCACAGTCTGGATCGATCTCCGCGTTTATCAACGAGATCTCCCCAAAGTGCATAAGGGGCAAACGATTCGGCTGTCGGCTGGTCACGAGTATCCCCAGAGTGAAGGGGAAATATCCTATGTGGGACCTGTGGTTGATGAGACTAGCCGGACAGGTTTCATTCGCTCGGTTGTACCCAATTCACAGGGACACTTTCGGCCTGGACTTTTTGTGATCGGCAACGTGCTGCTGGATGAATATCGCCTGCCGGTCGTTGTACCGCGATCCGCTGTCCACACGTTAAATGATACCAATGTGGTATTCGTTCAGACCGACGAGGGAGATGGCTATGAGGCGCAAGCTGTTCGCATTGGACGTGGTGACACGAAAAGTGTCGAAGTAATTGAGGGGCTGAAACGTGGCCAGACCTATGTGTCTCAGGGAGGTTTTTTTCTGAAAGCTGATTCGCAAAAAGAAAACTTCGGTGACGGCCACGCACACTAA
- a CDS encoding P-II family nitrogen regulator, which yields MKKINAIIRASRLQTVIKELQTIPGLTGVTMSTVRGYGCHTWTTSEEIPPLFKNSRTIKAEAHTKIEIICADHVVEKAVSAIEIAAKTGRPGDGKITIFPIDDVIRIQTGARGEQAIEQQGIISDHD from the coding sequence ATGAAGAAAATTAACGCAATCATTCGGGCTTCACGACTTCAGACCGTCATTAAGGAGTTGCAAACCATACCCGGCTTGACCGGCGTAACCATGTCCACTGTTCGTGGGTATGGATGCCATACCTGGACCACGTCCGAAGAAATACCTCCACTTTTTAAAAATTCGCGAACAATAAAGGCAGAGGCTCATACCAAAATAGAAATTATTTGTGCTGATCATGTGGTGGAGAAAGCCGTCTCAGCGATAGAAATCGCCGCGAAGACCGGTAGGCCGGGCGACGGAAAAATAACGATCTTTCCAATTGATGACGTAATTCGCATACAAACTGGAGCCAGGGGAGAACAGGCGATAGAACAGCAAGGAATCATTAGCGATCATGATTAA
- a CDS encoding TolC family protein, producing MYFYKYLSTYTLIFSIPLGTLFAQTPTGSEPEPVTFAAALHRAIDNDPRLNINAAEAEAAEGQIDQADLPPNPVIGFEAENFSGTGPITGVQGLELTLGISQVIETADKQERRTALARKERALVDWQREVLLTELEANVRAAFVDVLLAQNSVALRKEQLTLAQESESETARLVEAARSPQVELTRATLAVRQQQFALDKAQRNLSTAKTTLAALWGAEPEPSFMVEGNVALEPELPGFTQLASRLPSTAQLAQYEAVLQSREAALELEKARAIPDVEIFGGARYYNEDMGNYGFVAGVNIPWPLFDRNQGNIRTARAHVRATEYEREAVRREMLIQLNRAYRTLASAHAEALSVQKDLLPSAEQTLADTNAGYERGQYTQLAVLESREVLFEVREAYLDALQRYASAQATIEALTRPASLQQ from the coding sequence ATGTACTTTTATAAATATTTATCCACATACACTCTAATTTTTTCTATCCCTCTAGGGACACTATTCGCGCAAACGCCAACCGGTTCTGAGCCGGAACCAGTTACATTTGCAGCAGCCCTACATCGAGCAATCGACAACGATCCTCGGCTCAATATAAACGCTGCTGAAGCGGAAGCCGCTGAGGGACAAATCGATCAGGCGGATTTACCCCCGAATCCGGTTATTGGTTTTGAAGCGGAAAACTTCTCGGGCACCGGTCCAATAACCGGAGTTCAAGGGTTGGAACTCACTTTAGGGATCAGCCAAGTCATTGAAACGGCGGACAAACAAGAACGCCGGACCGCTCTAGCCCGAAAGGAGCGCGCTCTGGTTGACTGGCAACGTGAAGTCTTGCTAACCGAATTGGAAGCGAACGTCAGGGCGGCTTTTGTCGATGTCTTGCTGGCTCAGAATTCCGTCGCACTGCGTAAAGAACAGTTGACGCTGGCTCAGGAAAGCGAGAGCGAAACCGCTCGACTCGTCGAAGCCGCCCGCTCGCCACAGGTGGAGCTGACACGCGCTACGCTCGCCGTTCGCCAACAGCAGTTTGCCTTGGACAAAGCTCAACGTAACTTATCTACGGCTAAAACCACGCTCGCGGCTTTATGGGGAGCCGAGCCCGAACCATCTTTCATGGTTGAGGGCAACGTTGCTTTGGAACCTGAATTACCGGGTTTTACCCAACTAGCTTCCCGGTTACCAAGCACAGCGCAACTGGCCCAATATGAAGCTGTGCTCCAGAGCCGTGAAGCTGCATTGGAGCTGGAGAAGGCGCGTGCGATACCCGACGTGGAGATCTTTGGCGGCGCTCGTTATTACAACGAAGATATGGGCAACTACGGATTTGTTGCGGGCGTCAATATTCCTTGGCCCCTCTTCGACAGGAATCAGGGGAATATTCGCACCGCCCGAGCACATGTGAGAGCAACAGAATACGAGCGGGAGGCTGTACGGCGAGAGATGCTCATTCAACTCAACCGCGCCTATCGGACACTGGCCAGTGCTCATGCCGAGGCGCTTTCAGTGCAAAAAGACCTGCTTCCCAGTGCAGAGCAAACACTGGCCGACACCAACGCCGGGTACGAGCGCGGCCAATACACTCAACTTGCCGTTCTGGAAAGCCGGGAAGTTCTGTTTGAGGTGCGTGAGGCTTATCTCGACGCCCTGCAACGCTACGCCTCCGCTCAAGCGACTATTGAGGCCCTGACGCGTCCAGCGAGCCTGCAACAGTAG
- a CDS encoding type IV secretion system DNA-binding domain-containing protein: protein MPFGNLILSIFSGSIAYVLLWSPKEMLAASAYAFGALAAWQFYCECSRSRSKSKPAKPEAVDKNPVIFRFGRFVWRQSEACRHWFVSGQTGSGKTFFFRRVIWQLCQNTPNWGGLILDEKGAFIEVLQGIFKNHPAKDESDLIVLEVRPDNAPADWKPKVTFNFLEVPGIPYSNHAKTIVDVASSLTKKGNENPFFQQQATIHIEWGFRFLKALGQPVTILNCFDLLTDEEYLEKMGETLAEFDTPEANEVLDHFATSYLSLNEETFRGVQSTIAGYLSYFTSPQIAEVFCSEEPSTFTFTDLDKGKIATVAMPQKFSVERRYIYTLLKLSFYNHGLQRFDKSAKEREGLNLLVGLFDEFQKTATANEAGLSDYNTVDTLREASVMVMTGTQSTQSLVPPMGADKAKVFIANMGNRVIFKAADEESAKTAADCVGKREVWRKSQGVSGGKHSFNKHKEDRYIIQPYEFRKLRKFECVVQHCEQGWKKMTVPPIGLDGKICDWWAKAKRKR, encoded by the coding sequence ATGCCCTTCGGCAACCTCATATTAAGCATTTTTTCCGGTTCTATAGCCTACGTCTTGCTATGGAGTCCAAAGGAAATGCTTGCCGCCTCCGCCTATGCTTTTGGCGCACTGGCCGCATGGCAATTTTACTGCGAATGCAGTCGATCACGGAGCAAAAGCAAGCCCGCAAAACCGGAGGCCGTTGATAAAAATCCGGTGATTTTCCGGTTTGGCCGCTTCGTCTGGCGCCAATCCGAAGCGTGCCGCCACTGGTTTGTTTCCGGGCAAACGGGCAGCGGCAAAACCTTTTTCTTTCGACGGGTGATCTGGCAGCTTTGCCAGAATACGCCGAATTGGGGCGGACTTATTCTGGATGAAAAGGGCGCCTTTATTGAGGTCTTACAAGGCATCTTCAAAAATCACCCCGCCAAAGATGAAAGCGACTTGATTGTCCTGGAGGTCCGTCCCGACAACGCGCCTGCGGACTGGAAACCCAAGGTCACGTTCAACTTTCTCGAAGTGCCGGGTATTCCGTACTCCAATCATGCCAAGACGATTGTGGATGTCGCCAGTTCCCTTACTAAAAAAGGCAATGAGAATCCGTTTTTTCAGCAACAGGCGACCATCCATATCGAATGGGGATTTCGCTTTTTGAAAGCGCTTGGTCAGCCGGTTACCATCCTCAATTGCTTCGATCTGCTGACTGACGAAGAATACTTAGAAAAAATGGGCGAAACGCTGGCTGAGTTCGATACGCCGGAAGCAAATGAGGTGCTTGATCATTTCGCAACCAGCTACCTGAGTCTCAATGAAGAAACCTTTCGAGGGGTTCAATCGACCATCGCGGGTTATTTGAGTTACTTCACCAGTCCCCAAATTGCAGAGGTATTCTGCTCCGAGGAGCCGTCAACGTTCACCTTTACCGATCTGGACAAGGGTAAAATCGCCACGGTCGCCATGCCTCAGAAATTCTCGGTTGAGCGCCGCTATATCTACACGCTCCTAAAACTGAGCTTCTACAATCACGGCCTGCAACGCTTCGACAAGTCCGCCAAGGAACGCGAAGGCCTGAATCTGCTGGTTGGGCTCTTTGACGAATTCCAGAAGACAGCCACCGCCAACGAAGCGGGCTTGAGCGACTACAACACCGTGGACACCTTGCGGGAAGCGAGCGTCATGGTCATGACGGGCACGCAATCCACACAAAGCTTGGTTCCGCCTATGGGCGCGGATAAAGCCAAAGTCTTTATCGCCAACATGGGCAATCGGGTGATCTTCAAGGCTGCCGATGAAGAAAGCGCCAAAACCGCCGCAGACTGCGTAGGCAAGCGGGAAGTCTGGCGCAAGTCGCAAGGCGTCTCCGGGGGTAAACATTCGTTTAACAAGCACAAGGAAGATCGCTACATCATCCAGCCGTATGAATTTCGCAAACTGCGGAAGTTTGAGTGCGTGGTACAGCACTGCGAACAGGGTTGGAAGAAAATGACCGTGCCGCCCATTGGACTGGACGGTAAGATTTGCGACTGGTGGGCGAAGGCCAAGCGTAAGCGGTGA
- a CDS encoding P-II family nitrogen regulator — MKEIKAYIKAIKQDAVTRALHEIEGLSGASFSNILGFGRGKNQTSGYNPDVDPSGYVHHVKVEVVCNDDLADAVISAIHHAAHTGLRGDGRIFVSSVESDVRIQNEPS; from the coding sequence ATGAAAGAAATCAAAGCATACATTAAAGCGATCAAACAAGACGCCGTTACTCGTGCGTTGCATGAAATCGAAGGGCTCTCTGGGGCCAGCTTTTCCAACATACTCGGTTTCGGTCGCGGCAAAAACCAGACTTCGGGATATAATCCTGATGTCGACCCATCCGGCTATGTGCATCACGTCAAGGTTGAAGTCGTCTGTAACGACGACCTCGCCGATGCCGTCATCAGCGCAATTCATCACGCAGCCCACACTGGGCTGCGCGGTGATGGGCGTATTTTTGTAAGTTCCGTGGAGAGTGATGTACGGATTCAAAACGAACCATCCTAA
- a CDS encoding CusA/CzcA family heavy metal efflux RND transporter — translation MKRLVEFALHSRLLIVVIALLVMAAGYWGYKKLPVDAFPDVSPNLVQVFTVTEGLAPEEIEKYVTFPVESSMNGLPGIENIRSVSNFGLSVVNVYFEDGMDIYFCRQLVGERLNEAREAIPAGFGEPEMGPISTGMGLVLFYYLEDTTGQYSLTELRSIQDWIIKFNLQNVPGVTEVLGIGGFEKQFHVVVNPLALERYGFTVQEVIERLEDNNLNIGAQFIERNNEEYVVRSVGLATTTADLESVLMGSSDGVPITVGDVAEVKEGAAIRRGLQTKNGTSEVVAGQVIKLFGTNASTVIQGVEDKIETINASLPEGVHIVPYYEQKTLVESAVSTVTSALAQGILLVALVLVVFMGGLRPTLVVAIALPFSVLFATLGMYYFGISANLMSLGGLAIAIGMLVDGAIVVVENVDQHLRAANPGETKLQIVARACGEVARPVGFAVAIVILVFLPLFTLTGVEGKTFRPLAYSIALAMSGALIYALIVGPTLAYFLMRKPKRKEAQAGADKRESLIVRVLQAPYRPLVGFLVNQRWLAVLGAVALLGLGAWVFPKLGTEFTPELNEGTVVVKLKMAPSISIETSKQMTQAIERHILEVPEVTKVVTRIGRGEVGAHADPINAAELYLIMTPPEEWREPYDQEEMVEHIREAIGEPPGVIVNYTQPIEMSVDELLEGVQAELAVKLFGEDLDVLLDKANEIAATLGEIEGARDVQVDQVTGSPQLLIKIDRQAAARYGLNIGDIQRVVQAGIGGTEAGLIFEGIRRYEILVRYPEAYRNNVDAIKETIIRSSDGALVPLDEVAAVEEIVGPRQITRERSQRFIAIQANVVGRDIGGFVADAEKAIAAEVDLPSGYITVWGGSYKLQQEANKRFALVIPITLLLILLMIYAALDSFRNSLLILLNIPLALVGGIVALWISGENLSVPATVGFIALFGIALGNGLVLITYINQLVLEGMDVGSASIEAACRRLRPVLMTAITTGLGLLPLLLATGTGSEVQRPLALAVTGGLVSSTLLTLLVVPALYKWFAISPEK, via the coding sequence ATGAAACGCTTAGTAGAATTTGCGCTGCACTCGCGCCTCTTGATCGTCGTGATTGCCTTGCTCGTTATGGCTGCAGGCTATTGGGGCTACAAAAAACTACCGGTCGATGCATTCCCCGATGTCTCGCCAAACCTCGTGCAGGTCTTCACCGTAACGGAAGGACTTGCACCAGAAGAAATCGAAAAATACGTGACCTTCCCCGTTGAATCATCTATGAACGGTCTGCCGGGGATTGAGAACATTCGATCCGTTTCCAACTTCGGACTATCGGTGGTAAATGTCTATTTCGAGGACGGGATGGATATCTACTTTTGTCGGCAATTAGTTGGCGAACGTTTGAACGAAGCACGTGAAGCAATCCCTGCGGGATTCGGGGAACCCGAGATGGGCCCGATCTCTACTGGTATGGGGTTGGTTCTCTTTTACTACCTCGAAGACACAACTGGCCAGTACTCACTGACGGAACTACGTTCGATTCAAGACTGGATAATCAAGTTCAATCTCCAGAATGTCCCAGGAGTAACCGAGGTGCTTGGGATCGGCGGATTTGAGAAGCAATTCCATGTCGTGGTTAATCCCCTCGCGCTAGAACGTTACGGCTTTACCGTGCAGGAAGTCATCGAGCGGTTGGAGGACAACAACCTCAACATCGGTGCACAGTTCATCGAACGCAATAACGAGGAATACGTCGTGCGTTCGGTGGGGCTCGCAACGACAACAGCAGACCTAGAATCTGTGCTCATGGGGAGTAGTGATGGTGTGCCAATCACCGTGGGCGATGTTGCCGAAGTAAAGGAAGGTGCAGCTATACGCCGTGGCCTGCAAACGAAGAACGGGACCTCCGAGGTGGTCGCCGGACAGGTTATAAAACTCTTCGGGACAAATGCCTCGACTGTCATTCAAGGGGTTGAGGACAAGATTGAGACGATTAATGCAAGCCTGCCCGAAGGTGTTCATATTGTTCCCTACTATGAGCAGAAAACACTTGTGGAGTCCGCCGTGAGCACGGTCACATCGGCACTGGCTCAGGGCATTTTGCTGGTGGCGCTTGTTCTAGTCGTCTTTATGGGCGGCCTGCGTCCGACACTGGTTGTTGCCATAGCTTTGCCGTTTTCGGTTCTATTTGCGACTTTGGGCATGTATTACTTTGGCATATCCGCGAACCTAATGTCGTTAGGTGGATTGGCCATTGCTATTGGAATGCTGGTCGACGGCGCCATCGTCGTAGTCGAGAATGTCGACCAACATCTGAGAGCCGCCAATCCAGGAGAAACGAAACTCCAGATCGTAGCCCGAGCCTGCGGTGAAGTGGCGCGCCCAGTCGGTTTTGCCGTGGCTATCGTCATCCTCGTCTTCCTGCCCCTGTTCACGCTTACTGGAGTCGAGGGCAAAACTTTCCGGCCGTTGGCTTACTCTATCGCTTTGGCCATGAGTGGAGCATTGATTTATGCGTTGATCGTTGGGCCCACACTAGCTTATTTCCTGATGCGTAAGCCCAAGCGAAAAGAAGCTCAAGCAGGAGCCGACAAGCGTGAGAGCCTGATTGTACGCGTGCTGCAAGCACCTTACCGACCACTGGTGGGCTTTCTTGTCAATCAGCGATGGTTGGCAGTTCTGGGTGCGGTGGCGTTGCTGGGTCTCGGGGCATGGGTTTTCCCAAAACTAGGTACCGAGTTTACCCCCGAACTCAACGAAGGTACGGTCGTGGTTAAGCTGAAAATGGCTCCGTCCATCTCAATCGAAACATCGAAGCAAATGACACAGGCTATCGAGCGGCACATACTTGAAGTGCCAGAAGTGACAAAAGTCGTTACAAGGATCGGGCGAGGCGAAGTCGGCGCACACGCCGACCCGATCAACGCCGCTGAACTATATCTGATTATGACGCCTCCGGAGGAATGGCGCGAACCTTATGATCAGGAGGAGATGGTCGAACATATTCGGGAGGCCATAGGCGAACCACCCGGCGTAATAGTCAACTACACGCAACCCATCGAAATGTCTGTCGACGAGTTACTCGAAGGGGTGCAAGCCGAACTTGCGGTCAAGCTCTTTGGCGAGGATCTAGATGTCCTCCTCGACAAGGCCAACGAAATCGCCGCTACTTTAGGCGAGATCGAAGGGGCCAGGGATGTCCAAGTCGACCAAGTCACGGGTTCACCACAGTTGCTAATAAAAATCGACCGTCAAGCCGCCGCGCGCTACGGTCTAAACATCGGAGACATCCAACGGGTTGTCCAAGCGGGTATTGGCGGGACTGAAGCCGGACTCATTTTCGAGGGCATCCGCCGCTACGAAATCCTTGTTCGTTATCCCGAAGCATACCGGAATAATGTGGATGCAATCAAAGAGACAATCATCCGCAGTTCAGACGGGGCACTCGTTCCTCTCGACGAAGTGGCCGCAGTAGAGGAAATTGTCGGCCCACGGCAGATCACGCGGGAACGCAGCCAACGCTTCATTGCCATTCAAGCCAATGTCGTTGGCCGCGATATTGGCGGCTTTGTCGCTGATGCTGAAAAGGCCATTGCCGCCGAGGTTGATTTACCTTCTGGCTATATAACGGTTTGGGGTGGTTCCTACAAGCTTCAGCAAGAGGCGAATAAGCGTTTCGCGCTCGTCATTCCCATCACCTTGCTGCTCATCCTTTTGATGATCTATGCCGCACTAGACTCGTTTAGAAACAGCCTACTCATCTTACTCAACATTCCCTTAGCGCTAGTTGGTGGAATTGTCGCACTATGGATTAGTGGGGAAAACCTCTCTGTGCCTGCGACTGTGGGCTTTATAGCGTTGTTTGGCATCGCATTGGGGAACGGCTTAGTGCTTATCACCTACATCAATCAGCTCGTATTAGAAGGGATGGACGTTGGCTCAGCCTCGATTGAGGCGGCCTGTCGCCGCTTACGTCCGGTTCTAATGACTGCTATCACCACTGGTCTTGGATTGTTGCCGTTGCTGCTGGCAACAGGTACTGGTAGCGAGGTGCAACGACCACTGGCGCTCGCCGTAACCGGTGGCTTGGTGTCATCGACATTGCTCACACTCCTCGTTGTACCAGCCCTGTATAAATGGTTCGCGATCAGTCCAGAAAAATAA
- a CDS encoding toll/interleukin-1 receptor domain-containing protein yields the protein MDGKAAPRVFISYSHDSPEHKQWVSEFVTELRLSHGVDAILDQLHLGPGDDFVYFMREAIGKAEWILIVCTDPYIEKANSRTGGAGYETIIVEGELIRDLKTKKFIPIYRLSDGSCRAPDSLSTRFGVNFHNSVDREEAFRQLVNCLHGIPPDIPPVGGGPKPKKSNAITSPTTVKPVQVSPNYTKEPPGQIDVLQPYSKEPPGVIPVFPEPSDATGEFYEDALNYATIGNRTIWRRQLDSRIKIAFMKLFELRESWDRAQYTQEDWEPESFPQIAFESLAVFKEVFCMGLAGIEAANQGFNRQTSLIQELVDPPDWDWAGSVVTRSIPELLVFCFQALAGAMSVKSEQPHIIFGMANLPVSRRFQSDSTTLWQQTNHIGWPETLGRNCVNAWNFLMRLHAEVEWISKIFDGKSLKGLVCAHYALLSVNEFLHFLDEKPNLETYHHGIPTMFLGHDNLERGLQYLYRSKVEIRECILSGHDIRKLNEYWIVWVKRSLDYYAKLNRIGIYRDARLGGFKDLLPNLLS from the coding sequence ATGGACGGCAAAGCAGCCCCAAGAGTATTTATATCGTATTCTCACGATTCCCCTGAACACAAGCAGTGGGTCAGCGAATTCGTGACTGAACTACGTCTGAGCCACGGAGTCGATGCCATATTGGATCAATTGCACCTAGGGCCGGGTGATGATTTTGTCTACTTCATGAGAGAGGCCATCGGCAAGGCTGAGTGGATATTGATTGTTTGCACTGACCCATACATTGAGAAGGCGAATTCGAGAACAGGAGGCGCAGGATATGAGACTATCATCGTCGAAGGTGAGCTAATTCGTGACCTCAAAACGAAGAAGTTCATTCCCATATACCGTCTATCCGACGGTTCATGTCGTGCGCCAGATTCTTTATCGACCCGTTTTGGCGTAAACTTCCACAATTCCGTTGATCGTGAAGAGGCATTTCGGCAGTTGGTAAACTGTTTGCATGGAATCCCTCCCGACATTCCACCAGTTGGCGGAGGTCCCAAACCAAAGAAGAGTAATGCAATAACATCCCCTACTACGGTAAAACCAGTACAAGTGAGTCCAAACTACACCAAGGAGCCACCTGGTCAGATTGATGTTTTGCAGCCCTATTCAAAAGAGCCCCCCGGCGTAATCCCTGTCTTTCCTGAACCGTCAGATGCCACAGGAGAATTCTACGAGGACGCCTTGAACTACGCGACCATTGGGAATCGCACAATCTGGCGTCGCCAACTTGATTCAAGAATTAAGATCGCGTTCATGAAGCTGTTTGAGCTCAGGGAGTCTTGGGATCGCGCGCAATACACACAAGAAGATTGGGAACCTGAAAGTTTTCCCCAAATAGCTTTTGAATCTTTAGCAGTATTCAAAGAAGTGTTCTGCATGGGTTTAGCAGGCATCGAAGCAGCGAATCAGGGATTCAATCGCCAAACTTCACTGATACAAGAGTTAGTTGACCCACCCGATTGGGATTGGGCTGGATCGGTTGTTACTCGCTCGATTCCCGAATTACTTGTGTTTTGCTTTCAAGCATTGGCCGGAGCAATGAGCGTCAAATCCGAGCAACCACACATCATATTTGGTATGGCGAATTTGCCAGTTAGTCGGAGATTCCAGTCGGACAGCACAACATTATGGCAGCAAACAAATCACATTGGTTGGCCGGAAACACTTGGCCGGAATTGTGTTAACGCATGGAATTTCCTCATGCGCCTACACGCCGAAGTCGAATGGATTTCAAAAATATTCGATGGCAAATCGCTTAAGGGGCTCGTATGCGCACACTATGCCCTGTTATCCGTAAATGAATTTCTGCACTTTCTAGATGAAAAGCCGAATCTTGAGACCTACCATCATGGCATACCGACAATGTTTCTAGGGCATGACAACTTAGAGCGTGGTCTTCAGTACCTTTATCGGAGCAAAGTCGAAATCAGGGAATGTATTTTGTCAGGACACGATATTCGAAAGCTCAATGAATACTGGATTGTATGGGTGAAACGATCGTTGGATTACTATGCCAAATTGAATCGTATCGGAATTTACCGCGATGCTCGACTAGGCGGATTTAAAGACCTCCTACCCAATTTATTAAGCTGA